The Lewinellaceae bacterium genome includes a region encoding these proteins:
- a CDS encoding tetratricopeptide repeat protein, whose protein sequence is MKKTPSLFTIFILAVTFACQNKNSTPTHDSIMATITSSKVSKDFAVSDSLLEKAYLESNTIRDTGLMALSRVVQGNLYLKNRKFDSSLEILMKALDLLKYIENDTLKISCYGIIGNNHLQKSRTLEREYHLNKALEYFKPALSLGLQLKDSSRVGTTEINIGIIYKSLNNIDSSFIHFENASHYLENSENRNLKATADFNLAQLYLYIGNLREALEYNKRALAIYEKISGDEINQCQAYLHLGDIFRVGGQLDSAVYYYEVSLVTSDSISVPVGKDLIKMRASDNLGVVFKEQGKLVKAKSSLDTALTLTNSLNDVYMAGHIHINIGNVLLEQDSFSSALSHFKESLSIFTNSNYSKGIGTSLGSIGKYYSQISKPDSAIYYYNESQKLHESTGDKINIVTDYLNLGISTFNKNKSKNVNQAIHYFEKGLELLKQIGSTKNKDELLINIAELYEFKGNYKKANQYFQEFISLRDSLNDLEISQKVALIEGQFNTERFSRIDKENKLEIQTLNLKNLQKSQQITNRNITIIITSLSILFLVTILIIRIRAYQRAKKDKQVIEQINEKLQQSNTQIEQRNKQVERLLQVLRHQVKNDFNRFGVQLDSFTNIPNVLKDVKENIKDLQMRAITQGKFYSLLYGKREDYQTIFLPQFLNKWIEEIMLTFGYTDLDMLIEKEFSVEPTILTDDGKTLALIIIEIVINSFKYAFNDGRKPHFIIKLYKSEDGKTTFFIKDNGNGFPTNFIKTDSSKISGIGLIKMLVKESLKGRVEIYSDHGAVFEITSSKFNSLPSDKQFS, encoded by the coding sequence ATGAAGAAAACACCTTCACTCTTTACAATTTTTATTTTGGCTGTCACCTTCGCATGTCAAAATAAAAATTCAACTCCGACCCATGATTCTATCATGGCGACAATTACCTCTTCTAAGGTTTCAAAAGATTTCGCGGTATCAGATTCATTATTGGAAAAAGCCTATCTGGAAAGCAATACAATTAGAGACACCGGATTAATGGCTTTGTCCAGAGTTGTACAAGGGAACTTATACCTAAAAAATAGAAAATTTGACTCTTCTTTAGAAATTTTAATGAAAGCGCTTGATTTACTAAAATACATTGAGAATGATACTCTAAAAATAAGTTGCTATGGCATTATTGGGAATAACCATTTGCAAAAATCTAGAACTTTAGAGAGAGAATATCATCTTAATAAAGCATTAGAGTATTTTAAGCCTGCACTTTCTTTAGGGTTACAACTAAAAGATTCTTCTCGAGTTGGTACTACGGAGATAAATATTGGAATTATTTATAAAAGTTTAAATAATATTGATTCCTCGTTTATTCATTTTGAAAATGCGTCTCATTATCTTGAAAATTCTGAAAACAGAAATCTCAAAGCCACCGCTGATTTTAACCTTGCTCAATTATATCTTTACATAGGTAACTTAAGGGAAGCCCTTGAATATAATAAAAGAGCGTTAGCCATTTATGAAAAAATTTCTGGAGATGAAATTAATCAATGCCAAGCCTACCTCCATCTAGGTGATATCTTTCGTGTCGGCGGACAATTAGATTCTGCAGTTTATTATTATGAGGTTTCGCTAGTTACATCTGATTCTATAAGTGTTCCAGTTGGGAAGGACTTAATAAAAATGCGAGCAAGTGACAATTTAGGGGTAGTTTTTAAAGAACAAGGGAAGTTAGTCAAAGCAAAAAGTAGCTTGGACACCGCGTTAACCTTAACTAATTCATTGAATGATGTCTATATGGCAGGACATATACACATTAATATTGGAAATGTATTACTAGAACAAGATTCTTTCTCCTCTGCACTTTCTCATTTTAAGGAGTCTTTGTCCATATTTACGAATTCAAATTACTCGAAAGGAATAGGTACGAGTTTAGGCTCCATAGGGAAATACTATTCTCAAATTTCAAAACCAGATAGTGCAATTTATTATTACAATGAATCTCAAAAATTACATGAGTCTACAGGTGATAAGATAAATATTGTTACCGATTATTTAAATCTAGGAATTTCTACATTTAATAAAAATAAATCAAAAAACGTTAACCAGGCAATCCATTATTTTGAAAAAGGTTTAGAATTATTAAAACAAATTGGTTCAACAAAAAATAAAGATGAGCTTTTGATCAATATTGCCGAATTATACGAATTTAAAGGTAATTACAAAAAAGCAAATCAATATTTTCAAGAGTTTATCTCACTAAGGGATTCGTTAAATGATTTGGAGATTTCACAAAAAGTAGCATTAATTGAAGGGCAATTTAATACTGAGAGGTTTTCTAGGATTGATAAGGAAAATAAATTAGAAATCCAAACCTTAAATTTAAAAAATTTGCAAAAATCCCAGCAAATAACTAATAGAAACATAACCATAATTATAACAAGCTTGTCCATCCTGTTTCTTGTTACAATTTTGATAATCAGAATCCGGGCCTACCAGCGGGCAAAAAAAGACAAACAGGTTATTGAGCAAATAAACGAAAAACTCCAACAGAGTAATACTCAAATCGAACAGCGTAACAAACAAGTTGAAAGGTTATTGCAAGTTCTAAGACATCAAGTTAAAAACGACTTTAATCGATTTGGAGTACAACTCGATTCATTTACAAATATTCCAAATGTACTTAAAGACGTAAAAGAAAATATTAAAGACCTTCAAATGAGAGCTATTACTCAAGGGAAATTTTATAGTTTACTTTATGGCAAAAGAGAAGACTACCAAACAATTTTCTTACCTCAATTTTTAAATAAATGGATAGAAGAAATTATGTTAACCTTTGGCTACACTGATTTAGACATGCTAATTGAAAAAGAATTTTCAGTCGAACCCACTATTTTAACTGATGATGGTAAAACTTTAGCTCTAATTATAATCGAAATTGTAATAAACTCATTCAAATATGCTTTCAATGATGGAAGGAAACCTCATTTTATAATAAAATTATATAAATCTGAGGATGGAAAAACGACCTTTTTCATAAAGGATAATGGAAATGGATTCCCAACCAATTTCATTAAAACAGATTCTTCAAAGATTTCAGGAATTGGGCTTATCAAGATGCTTGTCAAGGAATCCCTTAAGGGACGTGTAGAAATTTATAGTGATCATGGAGCAGTATTTGAAATCACAAGTTCAAAATTCAATTCATTACCATCAGATAAACAGTTTTCATAG
- a CDS encoding helix-turn-helix domain-containing protein, with translation MAEFNNPLNIICLESEAFYALVNDVVEKLKEKQDIKHDKWISAEEAMQLLRITSKSTLQKYRDEGEIRYTQIGKKHILYDYESILDYLDKKSKNTF, from the coding sequence GTGGCTGAGTTTAATAATCCTTTAAATATTATTTGTCTTGAATCCGAAGCTTTTTATGCCTTGGTTAATGATGTAGTGGAAAAACTCAAAGAAAAGCAAGATATCAAACATGACAAATGGATTAGTGCTGAAGAAGCCATGCAACTACTTAGGATCACTTCCAAATCAACTTTGCAAAAATATCGGGATGAAGGTGAAATACGCTACACCCAAATCGGTAAAAAACATATCTTGTACGACTACGAATCAATTCTCGATTATTTAGATAAAAAATCAAAAAACACTTTCTAA
- a CDS encoding response regulator transcription factor gives MNQPRILIVEDDPMQAEHIAKKIISFGYKVSDQVRTESEAKSSLAKNRVDLAILDIALFDNETGGIEVGKHINKHYKIPFIYLTGQNNEALEKEAKMTRYTSFLDKPFSEKQLKRAISDALWPPGIETDIISLERPSSQIDFLEGREWCWIRDNNLFHKVLIDSIYWVVGDGQYSAFHTFPNGKMEKEKVYRVSHRIGITENALKGHPDLVRINQQFIVNITKIEKRTSGNGIYVAKLNELLTVSSRYAPVDFFDQL, from the coding sequence ATGAATCAACCAAGAATTTTGATTGTAGAAGACGATCCAATGCAGGCAGAGCATATCGCCAAAAAAATAATAAGTTTTGGTTATAAAGTTTCTGATCAAGTTAGAACTGAAAGTGAAGCAAAGTCCTCTCTTGCTAAGAATCGAGTTGACTTAGCGATTCTGGACATAGCTCTATTTGACAATGAAACCGGAGGTATTGAAGTTGGTAAACATATTAACAAGCACTACAAAATTCCGTTTATATATCTCACCGGTCAAAACAATGAAGCCCTGGAGAAGGAGGCTAAAATGACACGTTATACCAGTTTCCTTGATAAGCCTTTCAGTGAAAAACAGCTAAAACGAGCTATTAGTGATGCTTTATGGCCGCCAGGTATTGAAACGGATATTATTTCTTTAGAAAGGCCCAGTTCTCAAATTGATTTTTTAGAAGGAAGGGAATGGTGTTGGATCAGAGATAACAACCTTTTTCATAAAGTTTTAATTGATTCAATTTATTGGGTAGTGGGAGATGGGCAATACAGCGCTTTTCATACTTTTCCAAATGGAAAAATGGAAAAAGAGAAAGTTTATCGAGTATCCCATCGTATTGGAATAACAGAAAATGCTTTAAAGGGTCACCCTGATTTGGTGAGAATAAATCAACAATTTATTGTTAACATCACCAAAATTGAGAAAAGAACCTCAGGAAATGGAATTTACGTGGCTAAACTGAATGAATTACTAACTGTTTCGAGTAGATATGCTCCTGTTGATTTTTTCGATCAACTATGA
- a CDS encoding phage integrase SAM-like domain-containing protein, which produces MGSIKVVLRKKKNAKGLFPIMVRITKDRKSSYLSTGQYVDEKFWDEKNQKVKKAHPNSTRLNNFIIKKLAEANDKLLELESTQDGITAQVVTNQIKSRNKVTTFFNFARVYIDQLEKKGQYNRVCAEKPRIKHFRVFLKNKDISFPEITEVLLKKFQAYLKATRKVSDRTIVNYLIVIRTIYNLAIREGIIDRKHYPFGKGRIVIRFPQSVKLGLSMEEVNALEKINLNIEQENYARNVWLLSFYFAGMRVSDVLRLKWSDFKDERLYYQMGKNKKVLSLKVPEKATKILAQYESDKSSDNDFVFPSLVGTNLNNEYDINQKIANGNRLINKYLKRIAKKLALDKPLTMHIARHTFGNISGDKIPIQMLQQLYRHSDITTTINYQKNFIFKDADDALDKVLGS; this is translated from the coding sequence ATGGGATCCATCAAAGTGGTACTGCGCAAGAAAAAAAACGCTAAGGGATTATTCCCAATTATGGTTAGAATCACTAAAGACCGTAAATCAAGTTACCTTTCCACAGGGCAATATGTTGATGAAAAATTTTGGGATGAAAAAAACCAGAAGGTTAAGAAAGCTCACCCGAATTCTACAAGGTTAAATAATTTTATTATAAAAAAACTGGCAGAAGCAAATGATAAACTTTTAGAATTAGAAAGTACCCAAGATGGAATAACTGCTCAAGTTGTTACCAATCAGATAAAATCCAGAAATAAAGTTACCACCTTTTTTAATTTTGCAAGAGTCTATATTGATCAATTAGAAAAGAAAGGTCAATATAATAGAGTATGCGCAGAAAAACCGAGGATTAAGCATTTCCGCGTATTTTTAAAGAACAAGGATATTTCCTTTCCAGAAATTACAGAAGTTTTATTAAAAAAATTCCAAGCTTATTTAAAAGCAACCAGGAAGGTAAGTGATAGAACTATTGTTAATTATCTTATTGTCATTCGGACTATCTATAATTTAGCAATCCGTGAAGGAATTATAGATAGAAAACATTACCCATTTGGTAAGGGTAGAATTGTTATCAGGTTCCCACAATCTGTTAAACTAGGCCTTTCTATGGAAGAGGTCAATGCATTGGAAAAAATTAACCTTAATATTGAACAGGAGAACTATGCAAGAAATGTTTGGTTACTTTCTTTTTATTTTGCGGGGATGCGAGTTTCAGATGTTTTAAGACTCAAATGGTCTGACTTCAAAGATGAAAGGCTATACTATCAAATGGGAAAAAACAAAAAGGTTCTTTCTTTGAAAGTCCCCGAAAAGGCTACAAAAATACTGGCACAATACGAGAGCGATAAATCTTCAGATAATGATTTCGTTTTTCCCTCATTAGTTGGGACTAATTTAAACAACGAATATGATATAAATCAAAAAATTGCTAATGGCAACAGGTTAATCAATAAATACCTCAAAAGAATTGCCAAAAAGTTAGCATTAGATAAACCCTTGACTATGCATATTGCTCGACATACCTTCGGAAATATTTCAGGTGATAAAATTCCTATCCAAATGCTCCAACAGCTTTATCGTCATTCTGATATTACGACAACAATAAACTATCAAAAGAATTTTATTTTCAAAGATGCTGATGATGCTTTGGACAAAGTTTTAGGTTCTTAG